Proteins co-encoded in one Prescottella sp. R16 genomic window:
- a CDS encoding dynamin family protein, translated as MSAGEDRGARMNDAMTDLLDRTARIAASAGRTDLVERLDVARIRVTDPRFRVVVVGQLGQGKSQFVNSLLDLAVCSVGDDETTAIPTVVQNADRTFAELVLAASSGPPLRVDVPLDQVDGLTPSSPLAAGRDVLRLEVNVPSPLLADGLVFVDTPGVGGHGNPHAAATLGLLPAADAVLMVSDASQEFTEPELAFLRQVTALCPAVACLVTKTDLYPHWRRIVDADREHLGRAGLDVPLLPISSLLRSHALRLDDASLHEESGFDALYDFLRTRVVDHASGGLRRTVSGDVHAVVEHLQLTLASELAALRDPEKGTVAVAELQRAKDTAEALQKKSARWQQTLADGVADLAADIDHDLRDRLRQVTREAEKAVDEGDPGREWDELGQWLADQVAQSVGDNFVWAHDRALWLAETVAEHFADAGRVELPQIDVAGLDGVLEPVAELGDLESGRIGLTQKVLVGMRGSYGGVLMFGLVTTLMGMALVNPVSIGAGVLLGTKAYRDDRDARVVKRRGDAKIAIRRFTDDVSFQVGKESKDRLRLVQRLLRDHFTAVAEQTLRSLADSLRAAQEAAGAEAGERARRTTEVQRQLEVLSALKEQSTQLFPVDVPEDEEVGA; from the coding sequence ATGTCGGCAGGAGAGGATCGGGGTGCTCGGATGAACGACGCGATGACGGACCTGCTCGACCGGACCGCGCGGATCGCCGCCTCGGCGGGCCGCACGGATCTGGTCGAGCGGCTGGACGTGGCCCGTATCCGGGTGACCGATCCCCGGTTCCGGGTCGTCGTGGTGGGCCAACTGGGTCAGGGCAAGAGCCAGTTCGTGAACTCGCTGCTCGATCTCGCGGTGTGCTCGGTGGGCGACGACGAGACGACCGCGATCCCCACCGTGGTGCAGAACGCCGACCGCACGTTCGCCGAACTGGTGCTCGCGGCATCGTCCGGTCCGCCACTGCGGGTGGACGTTCCGCTCGACCAGGTGGACGGGCTCACCCCCTCGTCGCCGCTCGCGGCGGGACGGGACGTGCTGCGACTCGAGGTGAACGTGCCGAGTCCGCTGCTCGCGGACGGTCTGGTGTTCGTCGACACCCCCGGCGTGGGCGGGCACGGAAACCCGCACGCGGCAGCGACACTCGGGCTGCTGCCCGCCGCCGACGCGGTGCTGATGGTGTCGGACGCCAGCCAGGAGTTCACCGAACCCGAGCTCGCGTTCCTGCGGCAGGTGACCGCGCTGTGCCCGGCGGTCGCGTGCCTGGTCACCAAGACCGACCTGTACCCGCACTGGCGGCGGATCGTCGACGCCGACCGCGAGCATCTGGGGCGGGCCGGGCTGGACGTGCCGCTGCTGCCGATCTCGTCGCTGCTGCGTTCGCACGCGCTGCGCCTCGACGACGCTTCGCTGCACGAGGAATCCGGGTTCGACGCGCTGTACGACTTCCTGCGGACCCGCGTCGTCGACCACGCCTCCGGGGGGCTGCGGCGCACTGTGTCCGGCGACGTGCACGCCGTCGTCGAACACCTGCAACTGACACTCGCGAGTGAGCTTGCTGCGCTGCGGGATCCGGAGAAGGGAACCGTCGCCGTCGCGGAACTGCAGCGCGCCAAGGACACCGCCGAGGCACTGCAGAAGAAGTCGGCCCGCTGGCAGCAGACCCTCGCCGACGGCGTCGCCGATCTGGCCGCCGACATCGACCACGACCTGCGGGACCGGCTGCGGCAGGTGACCCGGGAAGCCGAGAAAGCCGTCGACGAGGGCGATCCGGGACGCGAATGGGACGAGCTGGGGCAGTGGCTCGCGGACCAGGTGGCCCAGTCGGTGGGCGACAACTTCGTGTGGGCGCACGACCGGGCCCTGTGGCTCGCGGAGACCGTCGCCGAGCACTTCGCGGACGCCGGCCGGGTGGAGCTGCCGCAGATCGACGTCGCCGGACTCGACGGGGTCCTCGAACCGGTCGCCGAACTCGGAGATCTCGAGTCGGGCCGGATCGGGCTCACCCAGAAGGTGCTGGTGGGGATGCGCGGTTCGTACGGCGGTGTCCTGATGTTCGGTCTCGTCACGACCCTGATGGGGATGGCGCTGGTCAACCCGGTGTCGATCGGTGCGGGCGTCCTGCTGGGCACCAAGGCGTACCGCGACGACCGGGACGCCCGCGTCGTCAAGCGCCGCGGCGACGCGAAGATCGCGATCCGCCGGTTCACCGACGACGTCAGCTTCCAGGTCGGCAAGGAATCCAAGGATCGGCTGCGGCTCGTCCAGCGGCTGCTGCGCGACCACTTCACGGCCGTCGCCGAGCAGACGTTGCGGTCGCTCGCCGACTCGCTGCGGGCCGCGCAGGAGGCGGCCGGGGCCGAGGCGGGGGAACGTGCCCGCCGCACCACGGAGGTGCAGCGGCAACTCGAGGTGCTGTCCGCTCTGAAAGAGCAGTCGACCCAACTG
- a CDS encoding IniB N-terminal domain-containing protein, with protein MAGNAVLDFILRLLRDEDAAAAYCADPQSALAAAGLTDVCAADIAAVAPTVAESGLFGSGSADLGAILAAGTGAAGSLGAAAGGGLGAGLGGGLGLGGGAGLGAGLGLGAGLGLGGGLEGGLGGSIGGGSGGGIDVGGDLVAALGGALAAGGTIGAQLGAALGAALEGAAGLGGSLGLGGGLDLGAELAAALGGALNVDGSLVTDLGAALHAALGTATDLDLGGLLSIDGALTAALESAFGAGGELGGELGTALGGLFGAALDAGAGLGGGLGAGLGAGLEGVAALGGSLGAALGGGLDLGGDLTASLTGALESALTAGGSLGAELGGNLGADLTAALSGALASALAAGGSVGTDLGVALGGVLDGSLGGVLDGSLGGVLDGSLGGDLGATIGGALGGALGVDGDLTTSLGTALDHALQLGGSVGGGAEGGLDLEAGVDLGGVLGNAFSVGGQAGADLGAALGGVLGGGLDTGGSLDVGGLLAGEGGFGTELGGAVGGLLGTGSAGGADLGAALDAAIGAGGGLGSTGNVGGEAGGGLDLAGDAAANLTTGVTSALQGVVDAGAAAGTNAWSSIDTDAFGSVHSDAGLLGGLDTALQGGLDAALQGGLDAALQGGLDAGLHGGLGSVAPEHAVSDVLPDLGHDLLP; from the coding sequence ATGGCCGGCAACGCAGTTCTCGATTTCATTCTCCGACTCCTCCGCGACGAGGATGCGGCCGCCGCGTACTGCGCCGACCCGCAGTCGGCACTGGCCGCGGCCGGACTGACGGACGTGTGCGCCGCCGACATCGCGGCCGTCGCGCCGACAGTGGCCGAATCCGGGCTGTTCGGGTCGGGTTCCGCGGACCTGGGCGCGATCCTCGCCGCCGGTACCGGTGCCGCCGGCTCGCTGGGGGCGGCGGCCGGCGGTGGCCTCGGCGCCGGTCTCGGTGGCGGCCTGGGACTCGGGGGTGGCGCCGGTCTCGGGGCGGGTCTGGGGTTGGGTGCCGGACTGGGTCTGGGCGGCGGCCTGGAAGGTGGTTTGGGCGGCTCGATCGGGGGCGGCTCGGGCGGCGGTATCGATGTCGGCGGCGATCTCGTGGCCGCTCTCGGCGGTGCACTCGCCGCCGGTGGGACGATCGGCGCCCAGCTCGGTGCCGCGCTCGGCGCGGCCCTGGAAGGCGCGGCCGGACTCGGTGGTTCTCTCGGCCTGGGCGGCGGCCTGGACCTGGGTGCGGAGCTGGCGGCGGCGCTCGGTGGCGCACTGAACGTCGACGGGTCGCTCGTCACCGACCTCGGTGCCGCACTGCACGCGGCCCTCGGGACCGCGACCGACCTGGACCTGGGGGGACTGCTGTCGATCGACGGCGCATTGACTGCCGCGCTGGAGAGTGCGTTCGGAGCCGGGGGTGAGCTCGGTGGGGAGCTCGGAACCGCGCTCGGCGGGCTCTTCGGCGCGGCGCTCGACGCCGGTGCCGGGCTCGGGGGAGGGCTCGGCGCCGGCCTCGGTGCAGGACTCGAGGGGGTGGCGGCACTGGGCGGCTCGCTCGGCGCCGCTCTCGGTGGCGGCCTGGATCTCGGCGGCGACCTGACGGCGTCGCTCACCGGTGCGCTCGAATCGGCGTTGACGGCGGGCGGCAGTCTCGGCGCCGAACTGGGCGGCAACCTGGGGGCCGACCTGACCGCGGCACTGAGCGGGGCCCTCGCCTCCGCTCTCGCGGCCGGAGGATCGGTGGGCACCGACCTGGGTGTCGCACTCGGTGGGGTGCTCGACGGCAGCCTCGGCGGGGTGCTCGACGGCAGCCTCGGCGGGGTGCTCGACGGCAGCCTCGGCGGCGATCTGGGGGCCACGATCGGTGGGGCGCTCGGTGGTGCTCTCGGGGTGGACGGTGATCTGACGACGTCGCTCGGCACCGCCCTCGACCACGCACTGCAACTCGGCGGTTCCGTCGGTGGCGGTGCGGAGGGCGGCCTCGACCTCGAGGCGGGAGTCGATCTCGGCGGTGTGCTCGGGAACGCGTTCTCGGTGGGCGGTCAGGCGGGCGCCGACCTGGGTGCCGCGCTCGGCGGTGTTCTCGGCGGCGGCCTCGACACCGGCGGCTCCCTCGACGTCGGTGGACTGCTCGCCGGTGAGGGCGGATTCGGCACGGAACTCGGTGGGGCCGTCGGTGGTCTGCTCGGTACCGGCAGCGCGGGCGGCGCCGACCTCGGTGCGGCGCTCGACGCCGCGATCGGCGCCGGTGGCGGACTCGGCTCGACCGGAAACGTCGGCGGCGAGGCCGGGGGTGGTCTCGACCTGGCGGGGGATGCGGCCGCGAACCTCACGACCGGGGTGACGTCGGCACTGCAGGGCGTCGTCGATGCGGGCGCCGCCGCCGGCACCAACGCGTGGTCGTCCATCGACACCGACGCGTTCGGGTCCGTGCACTCGGACGCCGGGCTGCTCGGCGGCCTCGACACGGCACTGCAGGGTGGGCTCGATGCGGCACTGCAGGGTGGGCTCGATGCGGCACTGCAGGGTGGGCTCGATGCGGGTCTGCACGGCGGGCTCGGGTCGGTGGCCCCCGAACACGCGGTCTCCGACGTCCTGCCCGACCTCGGCCACGATCTGCTGCCGTGA
- a CDS encoding Hsp70 family protein, whose protein sequence is MTAPTATSTRPTPTGPGLPGFLDRVGDPVGLLDDTGHAHLGEDLFAAAVTELVADAERTGPVDAVVVTHPAAWNSYTTSALAAALDRTGRAHVHLVPDALAAAAWLDAAHGPRGDDVVVVYDLGASGLTVTVVRTGDDPVILGRPLHSDEFGGDRIDHLVTRHVLESVADKLDDLDTSDPATVTALTELRRRCRDAKQTLSADTEAVVPVALPGLGTDVRLVRAELEDLIREPLSRSLALTREAVRGTDVDFSDVGCILLVGGGASIPLVAELVSADLGRPVVTAPEPALTAALGAAQLARARAVSAGAPTVTMPAADASGTDEHPVPETVVAGFPGRRGGRRRGWSTRRRLAVVTSAAAAVTVLAAGGLALGTASNTVTPPGMSPAGSTSAAETVGADSGTDSGAGAPSGIGAATITVGSDGVARPTVVDAATGRLVPAGAPAGRGTAAAPADGTAPNTPTEAPATPEAPAAPGIPPAPEAPAVQPVPQPVYTPPAPDPGQIGTGVGNAATGIGRGLGGVVTGVGNGVGGVVDGLGGVVGAVVDPVTGLLVGP, encoded by the coding sequence GTGACCGCTCCGACGGCCACCTCCACCCGACCGACCCCCACCGGCCCCGGCCTGCCCGGATTCCTCGACCGCGTCGGCGACCCGGTGGGCCTGCTCGACGACACCGGCCACGCCCACCTCGGGGAAGACCTGTTCGCAGCCGCCGTCACCGAACTGGTCGCCGACGCCGAGAGGACCGGTCCGGTCGACGCCGTCGTCGTCACACATCCGGCCGCATGGAACAGCTACACCACCTCCGCGCTCGCGGCGGCACTCGACCGCACCGGCCGCGCCCACGTACATCTCGTCCCGGACGCTCTCGCCGCCGCCGCATGGCTCGACGCCGCGCACGGCCCGCGCGGCGACGACGTCGTCGTGGTCTACGACCTGGGCGCGTCCGGTCTCACCGTGACGGTGGTGCGGACCGGTGACGACCCGGTGATCCTCGGCCGGCCGCTGCACTCCGACGAGTTCGGCGGCGACCGGATCGACCATCTGGTGACGCGACACGTCCTGGAATCCGTCGCCGACAAGCTCGACGACCTGGACACGTCCGATCCTGCGACCGTCACGGCCCTGACCGAACTGCGGCGGCGGTGCCGGGACGCGAAACAGACCCTGTCCGCCGACACCGAGGCCGTCGTCCCCGTCGCCCTGCCCGGCCTCGGGACGGACGTGCGGCTCGTCCGCGCCGAACTCGAGGACCTGATCCGCGAACCGCTGTCCCGTTCCCTCGCGCTGACCCGAGAGGCCGTGCGCGGCACGGACGTCGACTTCTCCGACGTCGGCTGCATCCTGCTCGTCGGTGGCGGTGCCTCGATCCCACTCGTCGCGGAACTCGTCTCCGCGGACCTCGGCCGACCCGTAGTGACCGCGCCGGAACCGGCTCTCACCGCAGCGCTCGGTGCCGCGCAGCTCGCGCGCGCCCGGGCGGTGTCCGCAGGCGCCCCGACCGTGACGATGCCGGCCGCGGACGCCTCCGGCACCGACGAGCACCCGGTCCCCGAGACCGTGGTCGCGGGCTTCCCGGGGCGGCGCGGCGGACGGCGGCGCGGATGGAGCACCCGGCGCCGGCTCGCCGTCGTCACGTCGGCGGCCGCAGCGGTCACGGTGCTCGCCGCGGGCGGCCTGGCACTGGGCACCGCATCGAATACCGTTACTCCGCCGGGGATGTCACCGGCCGGCAGCACGTCGGCCGCCGAGACCGTCGGCGCCGATTCCGGAACCGATTCCGGGGCCGGAGCACCGTCCGGCATCGGTGCGGCCACGATCACCGTCGGCAGCGACGGGGTGGCCCGCCCGACGGTGGTCGACGCTGCGACGGGACGCCTCGTCCCGGCCGGCGCCCCCGCGGGCCGGGGAACCGCTGCCGCGCCGGCGGACGGCACCGCACCGAATACGCCCACGGAAGCACCCGCCACCCCGGAAGCACCCGCAGCTCCCGGTATCCCACCGGCACCCGAAGCTCCTGCGGTACAGCCGGTTCCGCAGCCCGTCTACACCCCGCCGGCACCCGACCCGGGTCAGATCGGGACCGGTGTCGGTAACGCGGCCACCGGGATCGGCCGTGGTCTCGGCGGTGTGGTCACCGGGGTCGGCAACGGGGTCGGCGGTGTCGTCGACGGACTCGGTGGCGTCGTCGGCGCCGTCGTGGACCCGGTGACGGGCCTACTGGTCGGCCCCTGA
- a CDS encoding LuxR C-terminal-related transcriptional regulator, with product MATTRSDGPTGPFDTAPFHATTGGSALAGIPGAPDFLDGLAAPAGCILVRGDSGSGKSLLLGAARNLFAAQGHDVSVTLDAPGTGPLVLDGAHTLDDDALAVLRQLVQRGDRPVVVSTEARPHRAALSELVAALHSRGPVVDLRTLTATEIAARAHARELALTPDRLHALHETSAGVLAAVDAGLDALHAAPDTDADTVRAAVTAHWHDALRHLDSEILAALSLCAFGFGMDTGDLAAVLELPLESVRMLADRARASAFVSRADTTPPALRPLIGAATGVTRLRELLMRLLTARVESSTLDDATALALADAGLEDPRLARFLCNSADSAAHGTDDPGRASRLLTAAVRAGADADTLALRRAEASLRDGDLDTAEALADAVLVRTDTLTDAELASAVRISATVAAWRGAVVRSADLYEWLGPDRVGGDAAVAATVLLAAGRPESATAALAAGHAGPPTSGTAGAALLADGVARSVEGRGGAAMNALSRAMSLLGSGANTRILPDSATAVTALLCLHSGELTHADSVLRRALDAERESGDTRIRLLVLSAWTAMIGGDLAAAAATVAALPDERPLPGREALCVHGLRVGLARRNGDVGALRNAWAAAQPVVAGYSADLFSLLPLGELWLAAVRLDDELRIAHLVEQAQELLARLGEPPLWGSALHWYGVQAAILGENPSRLLPHARALAAAAEVSSYSAGLAAAGRVWLRLLREEADAAEVEAAAHTLERIGLPWDGARLAGEAALRVPDTKGATALLHVARTLRDTAAPPSPAADADPAEPGSTVLTDRESDVAALLLLGLTHREVGARLYIAPKTVEHHVARIRRRLGAQSRSELMSMLRALGYGEPSRGDSRRSPAASPIVGG from the coding sequence ATGGCGACGACGCGAAGCGACGGCCCTACGGGGCCGTTCGACACAGCACCGTTCCACGCCACGACCGGCGGCTCCGCGCTCGCCGGCATCCCGGGCGCACCCGATTTCCTTGACGGCCTCGCCGCACCGGCCGGGTGCATCCTGGTCCGCGGCGATTCCGGTAGCGGCAAGTCGCTGCTGCTCGGGGCCGCCCGGAACCTGTTCGCGGCCCAGGGACACGACGTGTCCGTCACCCTCGACGCCCCCGGCACCGGGCCGCTGGTGCTCGACGGCGCACACACGCTCGACGACGACGCACTCGCGGTGCTGCGGCAACTCGTGCAGCGCGGTGACCGTCCCGTCGTCGTGTCCACCGAGGCCCGCCCGCACCGGGCCGCCCTGTCCGAGCTGGTCGCGGCCCTGCACAGCCGCGGTCCGGTGGTCGACCTGCGCACCCTCACCGCCACCGAGATCGCGGCCCGCGCCCACGCGCGGGAACTGGCGCTCACCCCGGACCGTCTCCACGCCCTGCACGAAACCAGCGCCGGTGTCCTCGCGGCCGTCGACGCGGGCCTGGACGCCCTGCACGCCGCCCCGGACACCGATGCCGACACGGTCCGGGCGGCGGTGACCGCGCACTGGCACGACGCACTGCGTCACCTCGACTCCGAGATACTTGCGGCACTGTCGTTGTGCGCGTTCGGGTTCGGTATGGACACCGGCGATCTCGCGGCCGTCCTCGAGCTACCGCTGGAGTCGGTCCGCATGCTGGCCGACCGGGCGCGGGCGAGCGCGTTCGTCTCCCGCGCGGACACCACGCCGCCGGCCCTGCGACCCCTGATCGGGGCCGCGACGGGCGTCACCCGGCTACGGGAACTGCTGATGCGGCTGCTGACGGCCCGCGTCGAGTCGTCGACGCTCGACGACGCGACGGCACTGGCACTCGCCGATGCCGGACTCGAGGATCCGCGCCTGGCCCGATTCCTGTGCAACAGCGCCGATTCCGCCGCCCACGGTACCGACGACCCCGGGCGGGCGTCCCGGCTGCTCACCGCGGCGGTCCGGGCCGGGGCGGACGCCGACACCCTGGCGTTGCGCCGTGCCGAGGCGAGCCTGCGCGACGGCGACCTCGACACCGCCGAAGCGCTCGCCGACGCGGTCCTCGTCCGCACCGACACCCTCACGGACGCCGAACTCGCTTCCGCCGTACGGATCTCGGCGACCGTCGCCGCGTGGCGCGGCGCCGTCGTCCGCAGTGCCGACCTCTACGAGTGGCTCGGCCCCGACCGGGTCGGCGGGGATGCCGCGGTCGCCGCGACCGTGCTCCTCGCGGCGGGACGGCCGGAATCGGCGACGGCCGCCCTCGCCGCCGGGCACGCCGGACCGCCCACCTCCGGGACGGCCGGTGCGGCACTGCTCGCCGACGGCGTCGCCCGATCCGTCGAGGGCCGGGGCGGCGCCGCGATGAACGCACTGAGCCGGGCCATGTCGCTGCTCGGTTCCGGGGCGAACACCCGGATCCTGCCCGACAGCGCAACCGCGGTCACGGCACTGCTGTGCCTGCATTCCGGTGAACTCACCCATGCCGATTCGGTGCTGCGGCGGGCTCTCGACGCCGAGCGCGAATCCGGTGACACCCGCATCCGACTGCTCGTGCTGTCCGCGTGGACGGCGATGATCGGCGGCGATCTCGCGGCCGCCGCGGCGACGGTCGCCGCACTGCCCGACGAGCGTCCGCTGCCCGGCCGCGAAGCACTGTGCGTGCACGGGCTGCGGGTGGGACTCGCCCGCCGCAACGGCGACGTCGGCGCCCTCCGGAATGCTTGGGCGGCAGCACAACCCGTCGTGGCCGGCTACTCGGCCGACCTGTTCAGCCTGCTGCCGCTGGGGGAACTGTGGCTGGCCGCCGTCCGACTGGACGACGAACTCCGGATCGCGCACCTCGTCGAGCAGGCGCAGGAACTGCTGGCCCGGCTCGGTGAACCACCGCTGTGGGGGTCGGCGCTGCACTGGTACGGCGTGCAGGCCGCGATCCTCGGCGAGAACCCGTCCCGGCTGCTGCCGCACGCCCGGGCCCTCGCGGCCGCCGCGGAGGTCAGTTCCTACTCGGCCGGTCTGGCCGCCGCCGGACGCGTCTGGCTGCGACTGCTGCGGGAGGAAGCCGACGCGGCCGAGGTCGAAGCCGCCGCCCACACCCTCGAGCGCATCGGATTGCCTTGGGACGGTGCGCGACTGGCCGGCGAGGCGGCACTGCGGGTCCCCGACACGAAGGGAGCGACAGCGCTGCTGCACGTCGCCCGCACCCTCCGGGACACCGCCGCTCCCCCGTCGCCGGCCGCCGACGCGGACCCGGCCGAGCCGGGCAGCACCGTCCTCACCGACCGGGAATCCGATGTCGCGGCGCTGCTGCTGCTGGGGCTCACCCACCGCGAGGTCGGGGCCCGGCTGTACATCGCACCGAAGACCGTCGAACACCACGTGGCCCGGATCCGCCGCCGCCTCGGCGCGCAATCCCGGTCGGAGCTGATGTCGATGCTGCGGGCCCTCGGATACGGCGAGCCGAGCCGGGGCGATTCCCGGCGCAGCCCTGCCGCGTCACCTATTGTTGGTGGCTGA
- a CDS encoding S1 family peptidase, with product MRTSLAPRASVQSSARRVAVVGSSLLLLAVPLAASTTAQAAPAETGSVRQLAAEELPADLVEAITRDLHISPQEYLDRAARAQELDAYAADFRASHPDEFAGAWMGQDGHPVVAVTTTTAAQTATRDGYRTHVTPVSLEGLENSLADFNRWVTSLPQQIASQIGSATIDLLNNRIVVDIANSPAGRAINLPTLLADVQVKLTSFGQAPVDRSTMGGDTYVTVPGSIAGADPADIGICSFGFNATDRNGTPINISAGHCDPAPGSGAGVYLPNRQDVGASARVGTFATSQVGGAEELDYSLIRLDDAGVQAGLDRPTVRGAGGSTLTVTGTAVPVVGAPICKSGQTSAFTCGVVSADRVEASLMMFDGSARTVRGFAGTACTLAGDSGGAIVTGTLALGITSGSNSSGAPNCTEANLVLAIDGGTSNLGIPIQDITAAADAASGGGFGAGLTLRTAPGND from the coding sequence GTGCGTACCTCGCTGGCGCCACGCGCCTCCGTGCAGTCGTCGGCCCGGCGTGTCGCCGTCGTCGGTTCGTCCCTGCTGCTGCTCGCAGTGCCGCTGGCCGCGTCCACGACCGCGCAGGCCGCCCCCGCCGAAACCGGTTCGGTCCGGCAGCTCGCGGCCGAGGAACTGCCCGCCGACCTGGTGGAGGCCATCACCCGCGACCTGCACATCAGCCCGCAGGAATACCTGGATCGGGCCGCCCGCGCACAGGAACTCGACGCGTACGCAGCCGACTTCCGGGCGTCGCACCCCGACGAGTTCGCGGGCGCATGGATGGGCCAGGACGGGCATCCCGTCGTCGCGGTGACCACGACGACGGCCGCGCAGACCGCCACCCGGGACGGCTACCGCACCCACGTGACCCCGGTGTCGCTCGAGGGGCTCGAGAACTCGCTGGCCGACTTCAACCGGTGGGTCACGAGCCTGCCGCAGCAGATCGCCTCGCAGATCGGGTCCGCCACGATCGACCTGCTGAACAACCGGATCGTCGTCGACATCGCGAACAGCCCGGCCGGGCGCGCGATCAACCTGCCGACGCTGCTGGCCGACGTCCAGGTGAAGCTGACCTCGTTCGGTCAGGCCCCCGTCGACCGGTCCACGATGGGCGGCGACACGTACGTGACCGTACCCGGATCGATCGCCGGCGCCGACCCCGCCGACATCGGCATCTGCTCGTTCGGGTTCAACGCCACCGACCGGAACGGCACACCGATCAACATCAGTGCCGGACACTGCGATCCCGCACCCGGCTCCGGTGCCGGCGTGTACCTGCCCAACCGTCAGGACGTCGGCGCGAGCGCCCGGGTCGGCACGTTCGCCACGTCCCAGGTCGGTGGCGCCGAAGAACTCGACTACTCCCTGATCCGTCTCGACGACGCGGGTGTGCAGGCCGGCCTGGACCGTCCGACGGTCCGCGGCGCAGGCGGCAGCACCCTCACCGTCACCGGCACCGCCGTCCCCGTCGTCGGCGCCCCGATCTGCAAGTCGGGTCAGACGTCGGCGTTCACGTGCGGCGTCGTCTCCGCCGACCGGGTCGAGGCGTCGCTCATGATGTTCGACGGCTCCGCCCGCACCGTCCGCGGATTCGCCGGCACCGCCTGCACCCTCGCCGGGGACAGCGGCGGCGCGATCGTCACCGGCACCCTCGCGCTCGGCATCACCAGCGGCTCCAACTCGAGCGGCGCCCCCAACTGCACCGAGGCCAACCTGGTGCTCGCGATCGACGGCGGCACGTCCAACCTCGGTATCCCGATCCAGGACATCACCGCGGCCGCCGACGCCGCATCCGGCGGCGGATTCGGTGCCGGGCTCACCCTGCGCACCGCCCCCGGTAACGACTGA
- a CDS encoding S1 family peptidase, with protein MRSSLARAAVIGSTALLFLGPAVSVAQAEPAEPGVSDQAAHLPVELADALQRDLQLSPDQYLERSELAQKLAEFAAIARIQFPDTFAGAWIAPDGTPTVGLAAKDRDAARAEVEKAGFTGKDVDRSQNQLDATRSALSGWVDKLPPELAQLVRGITVDIASNDVVLRVDNTAVDLFTLLPPFLQEAARVVLGPEIVPLQPVEQGPVAATYAPDAFLGGDPYAAYGGGIGLRCSLGFNAVDAGGAPVNISAGHCDPSRTFAGTEHASQAYTMTGDSSGPMIATFQKTNLDGIDYSILRPTADSSQRFVNNGVRVPGAAPLAITGTADPVVGAPVCKAGNTSGFNCGVVTAVHQVIPVGQRVLNDGFATDLCALQGDSGGPIVTGTLALGISSASNVGNYGSCDVAGFATSAMGENPELFATPINAILAENPGLKIRTS; from the coding sequence ATGCGCAGCTCGCTCGCCCGTGCCGCAGTCATCGGCTCGACCGCTCTCCTGTTCCTCGGCCCCGCCGTGTCCGTCGCACAAGCGGAACCCGCCGAACCGGGCGTCTCCGACCAGGCCGCGCACCTGCCGGTCGAGTTGGCCGACGCCCTGCAGCGAGACCTGCAACTGTCCCCCGACCAGTACCTCGAACGCTCCGAACTGGCACAGAAGCTCGCCGAGTTCGCCGCGATCGCCCGCATCCAGTTCCCCGACACGTTCGCCGGAGCCTGGATCGCCCCCGACGGCACCCCCACCGTGGGCCTCGCCGCCAAGGACCGCGACGCCGCCCGCGCCGAAGTGGAGAAAGCCGGATTCACCGGCAAGGACGTCGACCGCAGCCAGAACCAGCTCGACGCCACCCGCAGCGCCCTGAGCGGCTGGGTCGACAAACTGCCGCCCGAACTGGCCCAACTGGTCCGCGGCATCACCGTCGACATCGCGAGCAACGACGTCGTCCTGCGCGTCGACAACACCGCCGTCGACCTGTTCACGCTGCTGCCCCCGTTCCTGCAGGAAGCGGCCCGTGTCGTCCTCGGCCCGGAGATCGTGCCGCTGCAGCCCGTCGAACAGGGCCCGGTCGCCGCCACCTACGCGCCCGACGCCTTCCTCGGCGGCGACCCGTACGCGGCCTACGGCGGCGGCATCGGCCTCAGATGCTCGCTCGGCTTCAACGCCGTCGACGCCGGCGGCGCCCCCGTCAACATCAGCGCCGGACACTGCGACCCCAGCCGCACCTTCGCCGGCACCGAACACGCATCGCAGGCGTACACGATGACCGGCGACAGCTCCGGCCCCATGATCGCCACCTTCCAGAAGACGAACCTCGACGGCATCGACTACTCGATCCTGCGGCCCACCGCCGACTCCTCACAGCGGTTCGTCAACAACGGTGTCCGTGTCCCGGGTGCCGCACCACTGGCCATCACCGGCACCGCCGACCCCGTCGTCGGCGCACCCGTCTGCAAAGCCGGCAACACGTCCGGCTTCAACTGCGGCGTCGTCACCGCCGTCCACCAGGTCATCCCCGTCGGCCAGCGCGTCCTGAACGACGGCTTCGCCACCGACCTGTGCGCCCTCCAAGGCGACAGCGGCGGCCCCATCGTCACCGGCACCCTCGCCCTCGGCATCTCCAGCGCCTCCAACGTCGGCAACTACGGCAGCTGCGACGTCGCCGGATTCGCCACCTCCGCCATGGGCGAGAACCCCGAACTGTTCGCCACCCCCATCAACGCGATCCTCGCCGAAAACCCCGGACTGAAGATCCGCACCTCGTAA